A part of Candidatus Babeliaceae bacterium genomic DNA contains:
- the pgeF gene encoding peptidoglycan editing factor PgeF, with product MIMHRQSGLAIYFGDRRESFVPGQFYGLKDPKELLQKELFEGFAQILGLQDLALLKQTHGTEGIIISKMHEYRPYEHEGDYLITNMPHLGLGIATADCLPIIFHDPIQQIIANAHAGWKGTLAGIAVKVVQAMQKAYNCSPAHIQVFFGPSARVCCYEVGEDFVQNVKLKKYIKNIDNKKYFDVPLYNKLLLIDAGISAGAINSDYNICTMCDLHFCSYRRDNNAQRQVTIVTLQ from the coding sequence ATGATTATGCATAGGCAAAGTGGCTTGGCTATATATTTTGGGGATAGGCGAGAATCTTTTGTCCCGGGGCAATTTTATGGGCTAAAAGACCCCAAAGAATTACTACAAAAAGAACTTTTTGAAGGGTTCGCTCAAATTCTAGGTTTGCAAGATTTAGCCCTTTTAAAGCAAACGCATGGTACAGAGGGGATAATTATATCAAAAATGCACGAATATAGGCCGTATGAGCATGAAGGAGATTATCTGATAACCAATATGCCTCATCTGGGGCTTGGAATCGCAACGGCAGACTGTTTGCCCATTATTTTTCATGACCCGATACAACAGATAATTGCCAATGCCCATGCGGGTTGGAAGGGAACGCTTGCCGGAATTGCCGTAAAAGTTGTACAAGCAATGCAAAAAGCTTATAACTGTAGCCCAGCACATATACAGGTTTTTTTTGGACCTTCTGCGCGTGTTTGTTGTTATGAAGTTGGAGAAGATTTTGTGCAAAATGTTAAACTAAAAAAATATATAAAAAATATAGATAATAAAAAATATTTTGATGTGCCGTTATATAATAAATTGTTGTTGATAGATGCGGGAATAAGCGCTGGCGCGATTAATAGTGACTATAACATATGCACCATGTGCGACCTGCATTTTTGTTCATATCGGCGTGATAATAATGCTCAGCGGCAAGTGACTATTGTAACTTTACAATAA
- the ftsZ gene encoding cell division protein FtsZ, producing the protein MIDFDKEVQCAQVSHTIIKVVGVGGAGGNTINSMISHEYDNVEFIAANTDSQALNASKASLIIQLGSKSTKGLGAGANPDLGKRAAEEDLDVVCEHIKDADVVFLTGGLGGGTGSGALPVIAQALKERSTLTIAIVTLPFNFEGARRMAVAQKALKTLEGAVDTLIVIPNQKLLDLHEKKLSLVNAFSLVNNIINQCVKSIADIIRRPGHINVDFADVKSILKGKGFAVMGSGRASGDTKALDALKQAVSSPLLSHKGIAGARGILLNITGSSALDLSDIEVAASELHAQAHPDANIIIGLVFDESLQNDIAITIIATDFEQVQEKPEEKPIVTAPVTPVRENKITDIFFKHPVQEHVQENLAQEKSQVEEASAPELSAQAVQSAQPTQPSDDIEVPTILRRMIQEKQAQQKNN; encoded by the coding sequence GTGATAGATTTTGATAAAGAAGTGCAGTGCGCACAAGTATCGCATACCATTATTAAAGTTGTGGGTGTGGGCGGCGCTGGTGGTAATACTATTAACAGTATGATATCCCATGAATACGATAACGTTGAATTTATTGCAGCAAACACTGATTCACAAGCGCTTAATGCGTCAAAAGCATCGCTTATTATTCAGTTAGGTTCAAAGTCGACCAAGGGTTTAGGTGCTGGTGCCAATCCCGATCTTGGCAAAAGAGCTGCTGAAGAAGATTTGGATGTTGTCTGTGAACATATTAAAGATGCTGATGTTGTTTTCCTAACGGGTGGTCTTGGTGGTGGTACCGGTTCTGGTGCATTGCCGGTTATTGCGCAGGCGCTTAAAGAACGGTCTACGTTGACTATCGCAATAGTCACGTTGCCCTTCAATTTTGAGGGTGCTCGTCGTATGGCTGTTGCGCAAAAAGCGCTTAAAACATTAGAAGGTGCAGTTGATACGCTGATTGTTATCCCAAATCAAAAATTATTAGATTTGCATGAAAAAAAACTATCGTTAGTTAATGCATTCAGTCTTGTAAACAATATTATTAATCAGTGCGTAAAAAGCATCGCAGATATTATTAGACGTCCTGGGCATATTAACGTAGATTTTGCGGACGTTAAGTCTATTCTCAAAGGCAAGGGTTTTGCTGTTATGGGTAGTGGTAGAGCATCTGGAGATACAAAAGCGCTTGATGCTCTTAAACAAGCAGTTTCGTCTCCGCTTCTTTCGCATAAAGGCATTGCTGGGGCTCGTGGTATTTTATTAAACATCACCGGCAGCAGCGCGCTTGATTTGAGTGATATAGAGGTTGCAGCATCAGAGCTACATGCACAGGCGCATCCGGATGCTAATATTATTATCGGGCTTGTTTTTGATGAATCTCTACAAAATGATATTGCGATAACTATTATTGCAACTGATTTTGAGCAAGTCCAAGAAAAGCCTGAAGAAAAACCTATTGTTACAGCACCGGTTACGCCGGTACGTGAGAATAAAATTACTGATATTTTTTTTAAGCATCCTGTGCAAGAGCACGTGCAAGAAAATCTTGCTCAAGAAAAATCGCAGGTGGAAGAGGCGTCGGCTCCTGAATTATCAGCGCAAGCGGTGCAATCAGCTCAGCCGACACAGCCAAGCGATGATATCGAAGTGCCTACCATCTTGCGCCGTATGATACAAGAAAAACAGGCCCAACAAAAAAACAATTAA
- a CDS encoding histone deacetylase — protein sequence MDKIMRRLYKKIILLISVSTLMLRAGEEERLIAAIQNSDTAQVHHALAENADVNFYKKNTPTDFAKADWTPLMKAIAKMNSSIITTQSLINTVYNISKYAFIGGTAAAGALSLWQRSPYALLATAAITGTAMLGCTPLIKSANKKIIDAQHNTVKLILKHEALDKKHQDSNGVSAQSLCHHGHALLHSPDLCPPYHAYTPEQDYVEKLDSIEAQLTEQAQHTISTSKCAKFISTKQFAPINAHDKLPIIFDPSYDISFGGIEQLHPFDTKKYGKICNYLLKNLNLIPSQLYNPERVSDTDLLLVHSPEYLKHIANSFNLGMIADLPLLGLFPNRIAQKTLLEPVKLATGGTILGADLALKHGWAINLSGGYHHAKSMEPVLGGFCIINDICIAAKKVLNAHPGYRILIVDLDAHQGNGHEEIAQKDPNIAIFDMYNGDTWPGDFECQERINFNLPLKARTQDAEYIHILSSNLPQAIDYVQPDLIIYNAGTDVYEKDPIGALSLTKQGIIERDRIVFTEAIGRKIPILMVLSGGYHADSHAIISESIMNLRNTALNK from the coding sequence ATGGACAAAATAATGCGCAGGCTTTATAAAAAAATAATATTACTCATCAGCGTAAGCACGTTGATGTTACGCGCGGGGGAAGAAGAAAGACTCATTGCCGCAATACAAAACAGCGATACGGCACAAGTACACCATGCGCTTGCAGAAAACGCCGACGTTAATTTTTATAAAAAAAACACACCAACAGATTTTGCCAAAGCTGATTGGACACCGTTGATGAAGGCTATTGCAAAAATGAATAGCTCTATCATAACAACACAATCACTGATTAATACGGTATACAATATATCAAAATACGCATTCATTGGCGGAACGGCAGCAGCTGGCGCGCTTTCATTGTGGCAACGATCACCGTATGCTCTTTTAGCAACCGCTGCAATCACCGGAACTGCCATGCTCGGGTGCACACCACTCATTAAATCAGCAAATAAAAAAATTATCGACGCACAGCATAACACCGTTAAACTTATACTTAAGCATGAAGCCCTTGATAAAAAACATCAGGATAGCAATGGTGTATCAGCGCAATCGCTCTGTCACCATGGACACGCTCTCTTGCATTCACCAGACTTATGCCCACCTTATCATGCATATACACCAGAACAGGATTATGTAGAAAAATTAGACAGCATTGAAGCTCAATTGACAGAACAGGCGCAACACACAATAAGCACGTCAAAATGTGCAAAATTTATCAGCACTAAACAATTTGCACCAATTAATGCACACGACAAATTACCTATCATTTTTGATCCAAGTTACGACATCTCTTTTGGCGGCATCGAACAATTACACCCATTTGATACCAAAAAATACGGGAAAATATGCAATTATCTTCTTAAAAATTTAAACCTCATCCCAAGCCAACTGTATAACCCAGAACGCGTTTCTGATACAGATTTGTTACTGGTACATAGCCCAGAATATCTTAAACACATCGCAAATTCGTTTAATCTGGGCATGATCGCAGATTTACCGTTATTGGGCCTATTTCCTAATCGTATCGCACAAAAAACATTACTTGAGCCAGTTAAGTTGGCCACGGGCGGGACCATCCTTGGGGCAGATTTGGCCCTTAAACATGGATGGGCTATAAACCTATCTGGTGGATACCACCATGCAAAATCTATGGAACCTGTATTGGGCGGCTTTTGCATTATCAATGATATTTGCATTGCGGCTAAAAAGGTCCTTAATGCGCATCCAGGATACCGCATACTGATTGTTGACCTTGATGCTCACCAAGGGAACGGACATGAAGAAATCGCACAAAAAGACCCTAATATTGCCATATTTGATATGTACAATGGAGATACATGGCCGGGAGATTTTGAATGTCAGGAACGAATCAACTTTAATCTTCCACTCAAGGCAAGAACGCAAGATGCTGAATATATACACATATTATCAAGCAATCTGCCACAAGCAATAGACTACGTACAGCCTGATTTAATTATCTATAATGCGGGCACTGATGTGTATGAAAAAGACCCTATCGGCGCACTTTCTTTGACCAAGCAAGGTATTATTGAGCGCGATCGCATAGTATTTACCGAGGCTATAGGGCGGAAAATCCCTATTCTTATGGTACTTTCTGGCGGATATCATGCCGATAGCCATGCAATTATTAGCGAATCTATCATGAACCTGCGGAATACTGCGCTGAATAAGTAA
- the secA gene encoding preprotein translocase subunit SecA → MIAGLIAKIFGTANARQLSRIQPIVAQINAFEPAIQALSDEQLTHKTVEFRAQLATGKTLDDILPEAFAVVRETSRRKLGQRHYDVQLVGGIVLHQGKISEMKTGEGKTLTATLALYLNALSGKGAHLVTVNDYLARRDAAWMSPIFNHLGLTVGIIQNNMHDAERQKAYACDIVYATNNELGFDYLRDNMKFRLEDYVQRDLNYAIVDEVDSILIDEARTPLIISGSSDEGSILYAQANAIALKLVDKIDYEIDEKEKSVQLTEAGIDKVEAAYGIKNLYAIENIKLLHHINQALRAHTLFKRDVDYVVKDDEVLIVDEFTGRMLAGRRYSDGLHQALEAKERVTVERESQTLAAITLQNYFRLYKKLAGMTGTAATEAEEFHRIYKLDVVSIPTNQAMIRDDKPDYIFLSKNAKYKAIVKDIQERYAKGQPVLIGTIAIETSEFLSNILKMHGIPHEVLNAKQHAREADIVAHAGEKGHVTIATNMAGRGTDIKLTADSIAAGGLYILGTERHESRRIDNQLRGRSGRQGDPGESRFYISLEDDLIRIFAGEGIKKNMQRFGMTEEETIESPMISRNIENSQEKVEKRNFEVRKHLLEYDDVLNQQRIVMYQYRRIILEGNEGSFDLIRDLIDDAVGDIVSHHAQERALTGEIRADICKAVAQMTGIGLEELNKQAFSENNSEVLRSDIINYLLKRYDLIRNAHSHNNSDNENPGAVIREAQKWIMLESLDQAWKQHMLNLDHLKEGIGLRGWGQKNPLIEYKREAFAMFEDMMRAVRFEIIHHIFHINFEKFDTQALAKKREDELDQLQLAGTASPEETQAQAVASDKVNRNEACPCGSDKKYKKCHGK, encoded by the coding sequence ATGATCGCAGGTTTAATAGCAAAAATATTTGGCACCGCTAATGCGCGGCAGCTTTCACGCATACAACCGATTGTTGCTCAGATTAATGCTTTTGAGCCAGCAATTCAAGCATTGAGTGATGAGCAATTAACTCATAAAACTGTCGAATTTAGAGCACAATTAGCTACTGGAAAAACACTCGATGATATTTTGCCGGAGGCGTTTGCCGTTGTGCGAGAAACCTCACGTCGCAAGCTTGGCCAGCGTCATTATGACGTGCAACTTGTTGGCGGTATTGTATTGCATCAGGGTAAAATTTCTGAAATGAAAACGGGTGAAGGTAAAACATTAACGGCGACATTAGCGTTATATCTCAATGCGCTGTCTGGTAAGGGCGCGCATCTTGTTACTGTCAATGATTATTTAGCGCGACGTGATGCTGCATGGATGAGCCCTATTTTTAATCACCTGGGATTAACGGTTGGCATTATACAAAATAATATGCATGATGCAGAGCGCCAAAAGGCATACGCATGCGATATCGTGTATGCAACTAATAATGAACTTGGGTTTGATTATTTACGCGATAATATGAAATTTAGATTGGAAGATTATGTGCAGCGCGATCTTAATTACGCTATCGTCGATGAAGTTGACTCCATATTGATTGATGAAGCACGTACGCCACTCATCATATCAGGAAGCTCCGATGAAGGCAGCATTCTATATGCTCAGGCAAATGCTATAGCATTAAAACTTGTAGATAAAATTGATTACGAAATTGATGAAAAAGAAAAATCAGTGCAATTGACCGAAGCTGGTATTGATAAAGTAGAAGCCGCTTATGGTATTAAAAATTTGTACGCTATAGAAAATATAAAATTATTGCACCATATCAATCAGGCGCTGCGTGCGCATACTCTTTTTAAGCGCGATGTTGATTATGTAGTAAAAGACGACGAAGTGCTTATTGTCGATGAATTTACCGGCCGTATGTTGGCTGGCCGCCGCTATAGTGACGGATTGCATCAGGCATTAGAAGCCAAAGAACGCGTGACGGTTGAGCGCGAAAGTCAAACACTTGCAGCAATTACTTTGCAAAATTATTTTAGATTATACAAAAAACTTGCGGGTATGACCGGGACTGCGGCTACAGAAGCAGAAGAATTTCATAGAATATATAAGCTTGATGTAGTCAGTATACCTACCAATCAGGCAATGATCCGCGATGACAAGCCTGATTATATTTTTCTTTCTAAAAATGCAAAATATAAGGCGATCGTTAAAGATATTCAAGAACGATACGCCAAGGGACAGCCGGTTTTGATAGGTACTATCGCGATCGAAACTTCAGAATTTTTGAGTAATATTTTAAAGATGCACGGCATTCCTCATGAAGTGCTTAATGCAAAGCAACACGCACGTGAAGCTGATATTGTTGCTCACGCTGGGGAAAAAGGACACGTAACTATTGCAACCAATATGGCTGGTCGAGGAACAGATATTAAACTAACGGCTGATTCTATAGCTGCTGGTGGCTTATATATTCTCGGAACAGAGCGTCATGAAAGTAGGCGTATCGACAATCAGTTGAGAGGTCGATCTGGTCGTCAAGGCGATCCTGGTGAATCTCGTTTTTATATTTCTTTGGAAGATGACCTTATTAGGATTTTTGCCGGCGAGGGCATCAAAAAAAATATGCAACGCTTTGGTATGACGGAAGAAGAAACAATAGAATCTCCTATGATTTCAAGAAATATAGAAAATTCCCAAGAAAAAGTTGAAAAAAGAAACTTTGAAGTTCGTAAGCATCTTTTGGAATACGATGACGTGTTAAATCAACAACGTATTGTTATGTATCAGTACCGTCGTATTATCTTAGAAGGCAATGAAGGAAGTTTTGATCTTATACGGGATCTTATTGATGATGCCGTTGGTGATATTGTCAGTCACCATGCGCAAGAACGTGCGCTGACCGGCGAAATACGTGCAGATATTTGTAAGGCTGTTGCTCAAATGACGGGAATCGGATTAGAAGAGCTTAATAAGCAAGCGTTCTCAGAAAATAATAGTGAGGTGCTACGTAGTGATATTATTAATTATTTACTCAAGCGTTACGACCTTATTAGAAATGCCCATAGCCATAATAATAGTGATAACGAAAATCCTGGTGCAGTTATTCGTGAAGCGCAAAAATGGATTATGCTAGAATCTTTAGATCAAGCCTGGAAACAGCATATGCTTAACTTAGACCATCTTAAAGAAGGTATCGGTTTGCGTGGTTGGGGACAAAAAAACCCGCTCATCGAATATAAACGAGAAGCCTTTGCTATGTTTGAAGACATGATGCGCGCTGTTCGCTTTGAAATTATTCATCACATTTTCCATATTAATTTTGAAAAATTTGATACACAAGCGTTGGCAAAAAAACGCGAAGATGAACTTGATCAATTACAACTTGCAGGAACGGCATCGCCGGAAGAAACTCAGGCACAAGCTGTTGCAAGTGATAAGGTTAATCGTAACGAAGCGTGTCCTTGCGGATCGGATAAAAAATACAAAAAATGCCACGGGAAGTAA
- a CDS encoding ankyrin repeat domain-containing protein: protein MNFLKQKVITLCLIIFLCSFLTVLSYPYRFQRLMLLDKNTQDIKKCVDIIYDIHIMAPDFAKKPSRKNVREGLLKLDERHALSTPERILLAVLRTLNKQADEKIDLLWELVQNAEFYPATQLDFMSYGGKVFPKEFKNSNNITFINSDTYRAKFNAITSIANNGPQYSSAKIVDIKSGLDNFFNIDLSCEKHTIRQFCDLFKITDKDNFTLAKKDWLSFKELYEKEAKPIFNDILKHKAHATTTDLIEHLEHLPPIQESLLRQQLASVINQITDFELLINILSSSSKNHAVIYAGGAHCKRIWQWLQNVYGYDLITDLGSEINYTNAIISHKAWAYLLEKPIQSLNRYKQWGNRPFINIVTEGSEIWNNFAQFFNIFIHRSDAEMLEQLQQFFKKADKTFVNFMETRLYTQNNQTLLFTTVNQGLMQSTEFLIKHGARTNVPDNKGQTPLFYAGPYPDIVKLLLAHGANASAKNNNNQSVMRYLYNQKNTDPESKVLIAQNQLSFKWLTRAKKYLSKLFGWSKPKNAPSKLETALIQLDSHLNLLQKSLR from the coding sequence ATGAATTTCTTGAAGCAAAAAGTTATCACGTTATGTTTGATTATTTTTTTATGCAGTTTTCTTACCGTACTTTCCTATCCCTATCGTTTTCAACGCTTGATGCTGCTTGATAAAAACACGCAAGATATAAAAAAATGCGTCGATATTATATATGATATTCACATCATGGCGCCCGATTTTGCCAAAAAACCATCCCGAAAAAACGTACGCGAGGGATTACTAAAATTAGACGAGCGCCATGCTTTATCAACCCCTGAGCGAATACTGCTTGCTGTTTTACGAACATTGAATAAACAAGCCGATGAAAAAATAGATCTATTGTGGGAACTTGTACAAAATGCTGAATTTTATCCTGCAACACAATTAGATTTTATGTCATATGGTGGAAAAGTTTTTCCAAAAGAATTTAAAAATTCAAACAATATTACATTTATTAATTCTGATACGTATAGAGCAAAATTCAATGCTATAACATCAATAGCTAATAATGGCCCCCAATATAGTTCAGCAAAAATTGTAGATATTAAGTCTGGTTTAGACAATTTTTTCAATATTGATTTATCTTGCGAAAAACACACCATTCGACAATTTTGTGATTTATTCAAAATTACTGATAAAGATAACTTTACTCTTGCAAAAAAAGATTGGCTTTCTTTTAAAGAGCTTTATGAAAAAGAGGCAAAACCCATTTTTAACGATATTTTAAAACACAAAGCTCACGCAACCACAACAGATTTAATAGAACACTTAGAACATCTACCCCCAATACAAGAATCTCTTCTTCGACAACAGCTTGCTTCTGTCATTAATCAGATAACCGATTTTGAATTACTGATCAATATATTAAGCTCTTCTTCTAAAAATCATGCCGTAATATATGCTGGCGGAGCACATTGTAAAAGAATTTGGCAATGGCTTCAGAATGTCTATGGATACGATCTTATCACTGACCTTGGCTCAGAAATTAACTATACGAACGCTATAATTTCTCATAAAGCGTGGGCCTATTTGCTCGAAAAACCTATTCAGTCACTTAATCGTTACAAACAATGGGGCAATCGCCCTTTTATTAATATCGTGACAGAAGGGTCAGAGATATGGAATAACTTTGCACAATTTTTTAATATTTTTATTCATAGATCAGATGCAGAAATGCTTGAACAATTGCAGCAATTTTTTAAAAAAGCTGACAAAACATTTGTGAATTTTATGGAGACGCGTTTATACACACAAAACAATCAAACTCTATTGTTCACTACAGTCAATCAAGGCTTGATGCAATCTACCGAGTTTTTAATCAAACATGGCGCTCGCACAAATGTACCGGATAACAAAGGACAAACACCTCTTTTTTATGCAGGACCGTATCCAGATATAGTTAAGTTACTGCTTGCACATGGCGCCAATGCCTCAGCAAAAAATAACAATAACCAGTCAGTGATGCGCTATTTATATAACCAAAAGAATACCGACCCCGAAAGCAAAGTTTTGATCGCACAAAATCAGCTCTCATTTAAATGGCTCACACGAGCAAAAAAATACCTCAGCAAACTCTTTGGATGGTCAAAACCTAAAAATGCACCATCAAAACTAGAAACTGCCCTTATCCAACTTGACTCACACCTTAACCTGCTGCAAAAAAGCCTGAGATAA
- the ybeY gene encoding rRNA maturation RNase YbeY: MILIKNTQRKVILDTQKLEQNAQVLLDSLRYSDYDLGIWITTNKTIRLYNKTYRHKDKATDILSFMNYPQLQAGKRIRPIDGDKNLGDLIISAEYVVQEALKYNVTLEQRLQVLLVHGICHLLGYDHIEDADYRRMRAKEAYLLKKLRSSSQK, translated from the coding sequence ATGATTTTAATTAAAAACACGCAACGAAAAGTTATACTTGATACACAAAAACTAGAACAAAATGCGCAGGTACTCTTGGATAGCCTGCGCTATTCTGACTATGATCTGGGCATCTGGATCACTACCAATAAGACTATACGCTTGTACAACAAAACATATCGGCACAAAGATAAAGCTACCGATATTTTATCATTTATGAATTATCCACAACTTCAAGCTGGTAAACGCATTCGACCTATTGATGGTGATAAAAATCTTGGGGATCTTATTATTTCTGCGGAATATGTTGTACAGGAAGCGCTTAAATACAACGTCACGCTTGAACAACGTCTACAAGTATTATTAGTGCACGGCATCTGCCACCTCTTGGGATATGATCATATCGAAGACGCAGACTATCGCCGCATGCGGGCAAAAGAAGCCTATCTTCTCAAAAAGCTACGTAGCTCTTCGCAAAAATAA
- a CDS encoding type II toxin-antitoxin system HicB family antitoxin: protein MKYKGYIGQVTYDDSAKIFHGEVIGLKDVITFQGESVKELEQAFKDSINDYLEFCHKRNESPEKTFSGNIRVRMNPKLHASLALEAAKKGISLNDLVTQKLSKR, encoded by the coding sequence GTGAAATACAAAGGTTATATTGGCCAGGTGACTTATGATGACAGTGCAAAAATCTTTCATGGCGAAGTTATTGGGTTAAAAGATGTCATCACTTTTCAGGGCGAATCGGTAAAAGAACTCGAACAAGCATTTAAAGATTCGATCAATGATTATCTTGAATTTTGTCATAAACGTAACGAGAGTCCGGAAAAAACCTTTTCAGGCAATATTCGTGTAAGAATGAATCCAAAATTACATGCAAGTCTTGCTCTTGAGGCAGCAAAAAAGGGTATAAGTTTGAACGATCTTGTTACTCAAAAACTCAGCAAAAGATAA
- the hisS gene encoding histidine--tRNA ligase — translation MINNIKGTHDIIDLSLFNFFITHIKKHLEKYNFSEISTPILEPVELFKRTIGQETDVISKEMYFVTSSGDEAICLRPEATASTVRAFYNNDVQEQPWKVFSYGPMFRHERPQKGRFRQFHQVTIEMLGAATVSYDVFLITLLDRFFHEILLLDSYALLINFLGCHSDRAELKKALHLFLEKNVSLLCEKCLDRKEKNILRVFDCKNETCQELYRTAPQTTDFLCATCTHEWTTVQQYLEELSVSYSHKPTLVRGLDYYDKTVFEFVSGDLGSQNAFCGGGRYDGLATLLGAKKPLPSLGAAIGIERILLMLEKNKDKLTLPVQKSLLAILPFSQDQHMVALLLADQLQLHGKTVEVMLDNDSVKSMMRAANKKGVAYCLLIGPDEQAAKTVTLKNMITGDERRVNQSDVVKELAI, via the coding sequence ATGATTAATAACATTAAAGGCACACACGATATTATTGATCTTTCTCTGTTTAATTTTTTTATTACCCATATAAAAAAACATCTCGAAAAATATAATTTTTCAGAAATAAGTACACCAATCTTAGAGCCAGTAGAACTTTTCAAACGTACGATTGGTCAAGAAACCGACGTGATTAGTAAAGAAATGTATTTTGTTACATCAAGTGGCGATGAAGCCATTTGTTTAAGGCCAGAAGCAACCGCTTCGACTGTTCGCGCATTTTACAATAATGATGTTCAGGAGCAACCCTGGAAAGTTTTTTCCTACGGTCCTATGTTTAGGCATGAACGCCCACAAAAAGGGCGGTTTAGGCAGTTTCATCAAGTGACCATAGAAATGCTTGGTGCTGCGACAGTTTCTTATGATGTTTTTTTGATAACTCTTCTCGATAGATTTTTTCATGAAATTTTATTGCTCGATTCTTATGCGTTATTAATTAATTTTTTGGGCTGCCACAGCGATAGAGCAGAGCTTAAAAAAGCACTACATCTCTTTTTAGAAAAAAATGTAAGCCTACTCTGCGAAAAATGCCTTGACCGTAAAGAAAAAAACATTCTGAGGGTTTTTGATTGCAAAAATGAAACATGCCAAGAACTCTATCGCACCGCGCCGCAGACGACTGATTTTTTGTGCGCAACATGTACGCACGAGTGGACGACGGTTCAGCAGTATCTTGAAGAACTTTCGGTTTCTTATTCTCACAAGCCCACGTTAGTGCGAGGTCTCGATTATTACGATAAAACCGTTTTTGAATTTGTGAGTGGTGACCTTGGGTCGCAAAATGCATTTTGTGGCGGCGGTAGATATGACGGGTTGGCAACATTGCTTGGTGCAAAAAAACCATTGCCATCATTGGGAGCTGCTATTGGCATTGAGCGCATTCTTCTCATGTTAGAAAAAAATAAAGATAAACTTACATTGCCTGTTCAAAAATCATTACTAGCAATTTTGCCATTCTCGCAGGATCAGCACATGGTTGCGCTGCTACTGGCTGACCAGTTGCAGCTACATGGTAAAACGGTTGAAGTTATGTTGGACAATGATTCGGTCAAAAGTATGATGCGTGCGGCTAACAAAAAAGGCGTAGCGTATTGTTTATTAATCGGCCCGGATGAACAAGCTGCTAAAACCGTGACGTTAAAGAATATGATCACCGGCGATGAACGTCGTGTTAATCAATCTGATGTTGTCAAAGAGCTCGCGATATAG
- the galE gene encoding UDP-glucose 4-epimerase GalE, translating to MKTVLVTGGAGYIGSAISLMLVQHGYRVIIIDHAPQVPDVLVHEQVIFYSADFADTQLLNTLFTQFIITAVIHCAAYIEVAESVAHPQKYYNNNVTKTITLLDTIIQHRPVPVIFSSSAAVYGTPLSLPIPETHPKNPISPYGMSKYIVECILHDYNRAYGLPYVVFRYFNAAGALPEYKLGERHTPETHIIPLLIRAASTQKPFTIFGNYTTPDGSAIRDYIHVADIASAHIQALTYILTTKISHIFNLGTGDGNSILEVIAEVNRLTKHPIISQTAPARAGDPAALVADIRSAQSILGWNPHYQLQNIAKSAYIFYINYCN from the coding sequence ATGAAGACAGTTCTTGTCACCGGCGGGGCGGGGTATATTGGATCAGCAATCAGCTTGATGCTGGTGCAGCATGGATACCGAGTTATTATTATTGATCATGCGCCGCAGGTGCCGGACGTACTTGTGCACGAACAAGTTATTTTTTATTCAGCCGATTTTGCAGACACGCAGCTCTTGAATACTCTTTTTACCCAGTTTATTATCACGGCAGTGATACACTGCGCAGCGTATATAGAAGTAGCAGAATCGGTAGCACATCCTCAAAAATATTATAATAATAATGTAACCAAAACGATTACTCTCTTAGATACAATTATACAGCACAGGCCGGTACCCGTTATTTTTTCCTCAAGTGCCGCCGTCTACGGCACACCACTGAGCCTACCCATACCAGAAACACACCCCAAAAATCCTATCAGCCCCTACGGCATGTCAAAATATATAGTAGAGTGCATCTTGCACGATTATAATAGAGCCTATGGACTGCCTTATGTTGTTTTTAGGTATTTTAATGCTGCCGGAGCCCTGCCAGAATATAAACTTGGCGAACGGCATACACCAGAAACCCATATAATACCCTTGCTTATACGCGCAGCAAGCACGCAGAAACCATTTACTATATTTGGCAACTACACTACGCCTGATGGGAGCGCCATTCGGGATTATATTCATGTTGCAGACATTGCGTCTGCACACATACAAGCACTTACTTATATACTTACTACAAAGATATCTCATATTTTTAACCTGGGAACTGGTGACGGCAACTCTATTTTAGAGGTGATCGCAGAAGTAAATAGGCTGACCAAGCATCCCATAATCTCCCAAACCGCCCCTGCACGCGCCGGCGACCCTGCAGCTCTCGTGGCAGACATAAGATCAGCACAATCCATTCTTGGTTGGAACCCGCACTATCAGTTGCAAAATATAGCAAAATCAGCATATATTTTTTATATAAATTATTGCAATTAG